Proteins co-encoded in one Nonomuraea helvata genomic window:
- a CDS encoding response regulator transcription factor: MIRVLIADDHPVVRQGLRTFLDLQDDLTVVGEAGDGAQAVELVAELAPDVLLLDLKMPVLDGLGALERLAGSATRVIVLTSVSDRSDVGPAMRAGASGFLYKDVDPPALVQAVRAVHGGQVLLAPEAAEAMLSPQNDPPGPVPLTEREREVLALIAAGRSNREIARSLAVAEKTVKTHVSNVLMKLGVQDRTQAALYAVRHGLG, translated from the coding sequence TTGATCCGGGTGCTGATCGCCGATGATCATCCGGTGGTGCGGCAGGGGCTGCGGACGTTCCTCGACCTCCAGGACGACCTCACGGTCGTCGGGGAGGCGGGCGACGGGGCGCAGGCCGTCGAGCTGGTCGCGGAGCTGGCGCCCGACGTGCTGCTGCTGGATCTGAAGATGCCGGTGCTCGACGGGCTCGGCGCGCTCGAGCGGCTGGCCGGGTCGGCGACCAGGGTGATCGTGCTGACCTCGGTGAGTGACCGGTCCGACGTGGGGCCGGCGATGCGGGCGGGGGCGTCGGGGTTCCTCTACAAGGACGTCGATCCGCCCGCGCTGGTCCAGGCTGTGCGCGCCGTACACGGGGGGCAGGTGCTGCTGGCCCCCGAGGCGGCCGAGGCGATGCTGTCGCCGCAGAACGACCCGCCGGGGCCCGTGCCGCTGACCGAGCGCGAGCGTGAGGTGCTCGCGCTCATCGCGGCCGGCCGGTCCAACAGGGAGATCGCCAGGAGCCTCGCGGTCGCCGAGAAGACGGTCAAGACCCACGTCTCCAACGTGCTGATGAAGCTGGGCGTACAGGACCGGACCCAGGCCGCGCTCTATGCGGTACGGCACGGCCTGGGGTGA
- a CDS encoding GAF domain-containing sensor histidine kinase: MSPDRDEILQAVSSAVLAVTRHLSVREVLQVIVRSAQRLLDARYAALGVPDDEGTFAEFVAEGITDKQWDAIGPLPRQHGMLGAMLRDGAPVRLPDLRKDPRFEWWPKAHPVMKDFLGVPIRDGEQVLGIIFLANKRTAGGFTQADQDLLTLFAAHAAIALTNARLYERGRELAMLEERNRMARELHDAVTQKLFSLRLTAQAASAMLDRAPQRAAQELERVQRLAGEALSELRAVIVELRPAELDRHGLAETLRKHVRMLDRLHPSLVTFECEELPGVDSAVEVAVLRVAQEALHNALRHSEAVSVSVRLAYEDGKLALTVRDDGTGFEQVESRGLGLVSMRDRAESVGGLMTVESARGSGTTVRMEVGV; the protein is encoded by the coding sequence GTGTCCCCCGACCGAGACGAGATACTGCAGGCGGTGAGCTCCGCGGTGCTCGCCGTCACCCGCCACCTGTCGGTCCGCGAGGTGCTGCAGGTCATCGTACGCTCGGCGCAGCGGCTCCTGGACGCCCGGTACGCCGCGCTCGGCGTGCCCGACGACGAGGGGACGTTCGCCGAGTTCGTCGCAGAGGGCATCACCGACAAGCAGTGGGACGCGATCGGCCCGCTGCCCAGACAGCACGGCATGCTCGGCGCGATGCTCCGCGACGGCGCCCCCGTCAGGCTGCCCGACCTGCGCAAGGACCCGAGGTTCGAGTGGTGGCCGAAGGCGCATCCGGTCATGAAGGACTTCCTCGGGGTGCCGATCCGCGACGGCGAGCAGGTGCTCGGCATCATCTTCCTGGCCAACAAGCGCACGGCCGGCGGCTTCACGCAGGCCGACCAGGACCTGCTCACGCTCTTCGCCGCGCACGCCGCCATCGCGCTCACCAACGCCAGGCTGTACGAGCGCGGTCGCGAGCTGGCCATGCTGGAGGAGCGCAACCGGATGGCCCGCGAGCTGCACGACGCGGTGACGCAGAAGCTGTTCTCGCTCAGGCTCACCGCGCAGGCCGCCTCCGCGATGCTCGACCGGGCCCCCCAGAGGGCGGCTCAGGAGCTCGAACGCGTCCAGCGCCTGGCAGGGGAGGCCCTGTCCGAGCTGCGGGCCGTGATCGTCGAGCTGCGGCCGGCCGAGCTCGACCGGCACGGCCTGGCGGAGACGCTCCGCAAGCACGTGCGCATGCTCGACCGGCTCCATCCGTCGCTGGTCACGTTCGAGTGCGAGGAGCTGCCGGGGGTCGACTCCGCGGTCGAGGTGGCGGTGCTGAGGGTGGCCCAGGAGGCGCTGCACAACGCGCTGAGGCACTCGGAGGCCGTGAGCGTGTCCGTGCGGCTGGCGTACGAGGACGGCAAGCTGGCATTGACCGTACGCGACGACGGGACGGGCTTCGAACAGGTGGAGTCGCGCGGCCTGGGCCTGGTGTCGATGCGCGACAGGGCGGAGTCCGTGGGCGGGCTCATGACCGTCGAGTCGGCCCGCGGCAGCGGGACCACGGTACGCATGGAGGTGGGCGTTTGA
- a CDS encoding SDR family oxidoreductase: protein MTNTALITGASRGLGLALARSLAGAGWNLVLTARGADDLERAAAELGATAIPGDVTEPEHVRRLAQAVPELDLLVNNAGDLGVTPLPPLAGYPLEAFRVLLETNVTAPLALIQATLPALRAARGAVVNITSDAATGAYEGWGGYGATKAALEQLSNVLSAEEPEVRVWWVDPGEMNTRMLADAVGAEEAAAATDPAKVAEALHDLVKARPAGGKVSLQ, encoded by the coding sequence ATGACGAACACCGCACTCATCACCGGCGCTTCCCGCGGCCTCGGCCTCGCCCTGGCAAGGTCGCTGGCAGGCGCGGGCTGGAACCTCGTACTCACCGCCCGCGGCGCGGACGACCTCGAGCGGGCCGCGGCCGAGCTGGGCGCCACCGCGATCCCCGGCGACGTGACCGAGCCCGAGCACGTTCGGCGGCTGGCTCAGGCGGTGCCCGAGCTGGACCTGCTGGTGAACAACGCCGGCGATCTCGGCGTCACCCCGCTGCCGCCGCTGGCGGGCTACCCGCTGGAGGCGTTCAGGGTGCTGCTGGAGACCAACGTGACCGCTCCGCTCGCCCTCATCCAGGCCACACTGCCCGCTCTGCGCGCGGCGCGCGGGGCCGTCGTCAACATCACCTCGGACGCCGCCACGGGCGCGTACGAGGGCTGGGGCGGCTACGGCGCCACCAAGGCCGCCCTGGAGCAGCTCTCCAACGTGCTGTCGGCGGAGGAGCCCGAGGTGCGGGTCTGGTGGGTCGATCCGGGTGAGATGAACACCCGCATGCTCGCCGACGCCGTGGGCGCCGAGGAGGCGGCCGCCGCCACCGACCCGGCCAAGGTGGCCGAGGCGCTGCACGACCTGGTCAAGGCCCGTCCGGCCGGCGGGAAAGTGAGCCTGCAATGA
- a CDS encoding S-adenosylmethionine:tRNA ribosyltransferase-isomerase: protein MTLALDFALPPGLSAGEPPEARGMSRDAVRLMVSRGDRDPSHHHFSDLPGLLDPGDLIVVNNSATLPAAVRLDRLAVHFSTSREDGTWLVELRRRTATASEPYGGGEPGEWLPLPGRATLRLIERETPRLWRASLDRDVESYLRAHGAPIRYSYVSGDWPIEAYQTVFATVPGSAEMPSAARPFTTELVTALVSRGVGIAPITLHTGVASPEKDEPPYAERYEVPAATARLVNLALESGNRVVAAGTTAVRALETAAGEDGRVAPAAGWTRHVVTPQSGVRVVTGLITGLHEPRSSHLLMLTAIAGEKPLARAYEEALRNGYLWHEFGDTHLILQK, encoded by the coding sequence ATGACGCTCGCGCTCGACTTCGCGCTGCCGCCCGGCCTGTCGGCGGGCGAGCCTCCCGAGGCGAGGGGGATGTCCAGGGACGCGGTACGCCTGATGGTCTCGCGCGGCGACCGCGACCCCTCGCACCACCACTTCAGCGACCTGCCGGGGCTGCTCGACCCCGGAGACCTGATCGTGGTGAACAACTCGGCGACCCTGCCCGCGGCCGTCCGGCTCGACCGGCTGGCCGTGCACTTCTCCACCTCCAGGGAGGACGGCACCTGGCTGGTCGAACTGCGCCGACGTACCGCCACGGCCTCGGAGCCCTACGGCGGGGGCGAGCCGGGCGAGTGGCTGCCGCTTCCGGGGCGGGCGACGCTGCGGCTGATCGAGCGGGAGACGCCGCGGCTGTGGCGGGCCTCGCTCGACCGGGACGTCGAGTCGTACCTGCGGGCGCACGGGGCGCCGATCCGCTACTCGTACGTGAGCGGGGACTGGCCGATCGAGGCGTATCAGACCGTGTTCGCGACCGTGCCGGGGAGCGCGGAGATGCCGAGCGCGGCGCGGCCGTTCACCACGGAGCTGGTGACGGCGCTCGTGTCGCGCGGGGTCGGGATCGCGCCGATCACCCTGCACACGGGGGTGGCCTCGCCGGAGAAGGACGAGCCACCCTACGCCGAGCGGTACGAGGTGCCCGCGGCCACGGCGCGGCTGGTCAACCTGGCGCTCGAGAGCGGCAACCGGGTGGTGGCCGCGGGGACGACCGCCGTACGGGCTCTGGAGACGGCCGCGGGCGAGGACGGGCGGGTGGCTCCCGCGGCCGGGTGGACCCGGCACGTCGTCACGCCGCAAAGCGGCGTACGGGTCGTCACGGGACTTATCACCGGGCTGCACGAGCCGCGATCCAGCCACCTGCTCATGCTGACCGCGATAGCGGGCGAGAAACCACTGGCACGGGCATACGAGGAGGCACTACGGAACGGATATCTGTGGCATGAGTTCGGCGACACTCACCTGATTCTGCAGAAATAG
- the serB gene encoding phosphoserine phosphatase SerB yields the protein MDQRTLLITLNGPDRPGVTSRLFSVLSAFPVTVADIEQVVIRGRLTLGVLVAYAGGPSTGTGTTLGAMWTAVERVAEDLGMEVELSTGSQAKEQRRRGRLSVSVLGATLQPAAIAGIAGRIAAAGANIDRIERLAQWPVTCIELSVSGADPASLRVELAAEAAIQEVDVAVQRTGLSRRAKRLIVMDVDSTLIQGEVIELLAAHAGCLDEVARVTEQAMRGELDFAESLRRRVALLEGLPAEVFEHVRKEVVLTPGARTLVRTLKRLDYRFAIVSGGFTQITDGLVEELGIDYSAANVLEVIDGRLTGKVVGEIVDRPGKARALERFAREAGLPISQTVAIGDGANDLDMIAAAGLGVAFNAKPVVRQAADTAVNTPYLDSILYLLGISRDEVEAADAEDGVLTR from the coding sequence GTGGACCAGCGCACCCTCCTCATCACCCTGAACGGCCCCGACCGGCCAGGTGTGACTTCGCGACTTTTCTCCGTTCTGTCCGCTTTTCCGGTGACCGTGGCGGATATCGAGCAGGTCGTCATCCGTGGCCGGCTCACGCTCGGCGTGCTCGTCGCGTACGCGGGCGGCCCCTCGACGGGCACCGGCACCACCCTCGGCGCCATGTGGACCGCCGTCGAGCGGGTGGCCGAGGACCTCGGCATGGAGGTGGAGCTCTCCACCGGCTCCCAGGCCAAGGAGCAGCGCCGCCGCGGCCGTCTGTCGGTCAGCGTGCTGGGCGCCACGCTCCAGCCCGCCGCCATCGCGGGCATCGCCGGACGCATCGCCGCCGCCGGCGCGAACATCGACCGCATCGAACGCCTCGCCCAGTGGCCCGTCACCTGCATCGAGCTCTCCGTCTCCGGCGCCGACCCCGCCTCCTTGCGGGTCGAGCTGGCGGCCGAGGCGGCGATCCAGGAGGTGGACGTGGCCGTGCAGCGCACCGGCCTGTCGCGGCGGGCCAAGCGGCTGATCGTCATGGACGTCGACTCGACGCTCATCCAGGGCGAGGTCATCGAGCTGCTGGCCGCCCACGCCGGGTGCCTGGACGAGGTGGCCAGGGTCACGGAGCAGGCCATGCGCGGCGAGCTGGACTTCGCCGAGTCGCTGCGGCGCCGGGTGGCGCTGCTCGAAGGGCTGCCCGCCGAGGTGTTCGAGCACGTGCGCAAGGAGGTCGTCCTCACGCCCGGCGCCCGTACGCTGGTGCGCACGCTGAAGCGGCTCGACTACCGCTTCGCCATCGTCAGCGGGGGGTTCACGCAGATCACCGACGGGCTGGTGGAGGAGCTCGGGATCGACTACTCCGCGGCCAACGTCCTCGAGGTCATCGACGGGCGGCTGACCGGCAAGGTCGTGGGCGAGATCGTGGACCGGCCCGGGAAGGCGCGGGCGCTGGAGAGGTTCGCGCGCGAGGCCGGCCTGCCGATCTCTCAGACGGTGGCCATCGGAGACGGGGCCAACGACCTGGACATGATCGCGGCCGCCGGGCTGGGCGTGGCCTTCAACGCCAAGCCCGTCGTGCGTCAGGCGGCCGACACGGCGGTCAACACGCCGTACCTGGACTCGATCCTCTACCTGCTGGGGATCTCGCGGGACGAGGTCGAGGCGGCGGACGCGGAGGACGGCGTACTGACGAGGTGA
- a CDS encoding SixA phosphatase family protein: MRTLIVLRHAKADHILGLADRERPLTGRGERDAKRAGDEIRAAGLAPDVVLCSPAVRTRRTAEIAFPEVEISYERDIYEAYPEDLFEVVRRADPELGTVVLCGHNPGVHELALALAGGDYVFRPGAFAVIELEPAWEDLWPGQGRLVTHWDPKES, encoded by the coding sequence GTGCGGACCTTGATTGTGCTGCGGCACGCGAAAGCCGACCACATCCTGGGCCTGGCCGATCGGGAGCGGCCGCTGACCGGGCGGGGCGAGCGGGACGCCAAGCGGGCGGGCGACGAGATCAGGGCGGCCGGACTCGCCCCGGACGTCGTGCTCTGCTCGCCGGCGGTCAGGACCAGGCGCACCGCCGAGATCGCCTTCCCCGAGGTGGAGATCAGCTACGAGCGGGACATCTACGAGGCGTACCCGGAGGACCTGTTCGAGGTGGTCCGGCGGGCCGATCCCGAGTTGGGCACCGTGGTGCTGTGCGGGCACAACCCGGGCGTGCACGAGCTGGCCCTGGCGCTGGCCGGCGGCGACTACGTCTTCCGGCCGGGGGCGTTCGCGGTGATCGAGCTGGAGCCCGCCTGGGAGGACCTCTGGCCGGGCCAGGGACGCCTGGTCACGCACTGGGACCCCAAGGAGAGCTGA
- a CDS encoding sodium-translocating pyrophosphatase, whose amino-acid sequence MSRHMLAAEPASNLALSGNNLTIVIVVAAVALIALAVAGGLVREVLSAGQGTERMQNIARAVQEGAAAYLTRQFRTLAIFVVVIPFLLLLLPAETTELRIGRSIFFVVGAVFSALTGFMGMWLAVRGNVRVAAAANEAGEKRAMRIAFRTGGVAGMFTVGLGLLGAAVVVFIYQGNAPGVLEGFGFGAALLAMFMRVGGGIFTKAADVGGDLVGKVEQGIPEDDPRNAATIADNVGDNVGDCAGMAADLFESYAVMLVASLILGKVAFGEQGLVFPLIVPMIGVITAIIGIFVTRVRDSDRSGMAAINRSFFISAAISAILVAGAAYLYLPSSFGGLTGGTVRSDADPRLIAIGAVLIGLVLASAIQLLTGYFTETNRRPVREIGESSATGPATVILAGISVGLESAVYSALVIGGAVYGAFLLGFGNVTIALFAVALAGTGLLTTVGVIVSMDTFGPVSDNAQGIAEMSGDVEGDGARVLTSLDAVGNTTKAITKGIAIATAVLAATALFGAFRTAVEGELAKATADIKSALGGFSTFTLGVDQPNVLVGLIVGAAVVFLFAGLAIMAVGRAAMRVVFEVRDQFRNKPGIMDGSETPEYGRVVDICTRDSLRELATPGLLAVMTPIAVGFALGYAPLGAYLAGAIACGTLMAVFLANSGGAWDNAKKLVEDGHHGGKGSEAHAATVIGDTVGDPFKDTAGPAINPLIKVMNLVALLVAPAVVLYAGNPVIRIVVTVVAVGVVVGAIVVSKRRSVTTEPANNDNREHAPVAS is encoded by the coding sequence ATGAGCAGGCACATGCTGGCAGCGGAGCCAGCGTCCAATCTGGCCCTGAGTGGAAACAATCTCACCATCGTGATCGTGGTCGCCGCGGTCGCACTGATCGCACTAGCCGTCGCAGGCGGCCTGGTGCGCGAAGTGCTGTCCGCCGGCCAGGGCACTGAGCGCATGCAGAACATCGCGCGCGCCGTACAAGAAGGCGCCGCCGCCTACCTCACCCGTCAGTTCCGCACGTTGGCGATCTTCGTCGTCGTGATTCCTTTCCTGTTGCTCCTTCTACCTGCGGAAACGACGGAACTTCGCATAGGACGTTCGATCTTCTTCGTGGTCGGGGCGGTGTTCTCCGCGCTGACCGGGTTCATGGGCATGTGGCTGGCCGTGCGCGGGAACGTCCGCGTCGCCGCCGCGGCCAACGAAGCGGGCGAGAAGCGCGCCATGCGCATCGCGTTCCGTACCGGCGGTGTGGCCGGGATGTTCACCGTGGGCCTCGGCCTGCTCGGCGCGGCCGTGGTCGTGTTCATCTACCAGGGGAACGCGCCGGGCGTGCTCGAAGGCTTCGGGTTCGGGGCGGCGCTGCTGGCGATGTTCATGCGAGTCGGGGGCGGCATCTTCACCAAGGCCGCCGACGTCGGCGGCGACCTGGTCGGCAAGGTCGAGCAGGGCATCCCGGAGGACGACCCGCGTAACGCCGCGACCATCGCCGACAACGTGGGCGACAACGTCGGTGACTGCGCGGGCATGGCGGCCGACCTGTTCGAGTCGTACGCGGTCATGCTGGTCGCCAGCCTCATCCTGGGCAAGGTGGCCTTCGGTGAGCAGGGGCTGGTCTTCCCCCTGATCGTCCCGATGATCGGGGTGATCACGGCGATCATCGGCATCTTCGTCACCAGGGTGCGCGACAGCGACCGCAGCGGCATGGCGGCGATCAACCGCAGCTTCTTCATCTCGGCCGCGATCTCCGCGATCCTCGTCGCGGGCGCCGCGTACCTGTACCTGCCCAGCAGCTTCGGCGGCCTGACCGGCGGCACCGTGAGGTCCGACGCCGACCCGCGGCTCATCGCCATCGGCGCGGTGCTCATCGGCCTGGTGCTGGCCAGCGCCATCCAGCTGCTGACCGGCTACTTCACCGAGACCAACCGCCGTCCCGTACGCGAGATCGGCGAGAGCTCGGCCACCGGCCCGGCCACCGTCATCCTGGCCGGCATCAGCGTCGGACTGGAGTCGGCCGTCTACTCGGCCCTGGTCATCGGCGGCGCGGTCTACGGCGCGTTCCTGCTCGGGTTCGGGAACGTGACGATCGCGCTGTTCGCGGTGGCCCTGGCCGGCACCGGCCTGCTGACCACGGTCGGCGTCATCGTGTCCATGGACACGTTCGGCCCGGTCTCCGACAACGCCCAGGGCATCGCGGAGATGTCGGGCGACGTCGAGGGCGACGGCGCCCGCGTGCTCACCAGCCTGGACGCCGTCGGCAACACCACCAAGGCCATCACCAAGGGCATCGCCATCGCCACGGCCGTGCTGGCGGCGACCGCGCTGTTCGGCGCGTTCCGCACCGCGGTGGAGGGCGAGCTGGCCAAGGCGACCGCGGACATCAAGTCCGCGCTCGGCGGCTTCTCCACCTTCACGCTCGGCGTGGACCAGCCGAACGTCCTGGTGGGTCTGATCGTCGGTGCGGCGGTCGTGTTCCTCTTCGCGGGGCTCGCGATCATGGCGGTCGGACGCGCCGCGATGCGCGTGGTGTTCGAGGTACGCGACCAGTTCCGCAACAAGCCGGGCATCATGGACGGCTCGGAGACGCCGGAGTACGGCCGCGTCGTGGACATCTGCACCCGCGACTCGCTCCGCGAGCTGGCCACGCCCGGCCTGCTGGCGGTCATGACGCCGATCGCGGTCGGGTTCGCGCTCGGGTACGCGCCGCTGGGCGCCTACCTCGCGGGCGCCATCGCGTGCGGCACGCTCATGGCCGTCTTCCTGGCGAACTCGGGCGGCGCCTGGGACAACGCCAAGAAGCTGGTGGAGGACGGCCACCACGGCGGCAAGGGCTCGGAGGCGCACGCCGCCACGGTCATCGGCGACACGGTCGGCGACCCGTTCAAGGACACGGCAGGTCCGGCCATCAACCCGCTGATCAAGGTGATGAACCTGGTGGCGCTCCTGGTCGCGCCGGCCGTGGTGCTGTACGCGGGCAACCCGGTCATCCGCATCGTCGTCACGGTGGTGGCGGTGGGCGTGGTGGTCGGGGCCATCGTGGTGTCGAAGCGGCGCTCGGTGACCACCGAGCCGGCCAACAACGACAACCGGGAGCACGCCCCGGTCGCCTCATGA
- a CDS encoding ATP-binding protein has protein sequence MATVELTFSALPAHVRTARLVATAIARRTGVQESLLDEVRLAVGEACSRAVEAHRVHCPGEPIRIELRDDSGRFEVTVSDQAPSDEIKQEQPLDLGMLSDSFMSGFGIAVIAGLADDVEVVPSPKGTNIRMSWPAAKGT, from the coding sequence ATGGCTACCGTCGAGCTGACGTTCAGCGCTCTCCCCGCGCACGTGCGGACCGCACGGCTGGTGGCGACGGCGATAGCCCGCCGCACCGGCGTGCAGGAGTCGCTGCTGGACGAGGTCAGGCTCGCCGTGGGTGAGGCGTGTTCCCGGGCAGTCGAGGCGCACCGCGTCCACTGTCCGGGCGAGCCCATCCGCATCGAGCTGCGTGACGATTCCGGGCGTTTCGAAGTCACGGTCAGCGATCAGGCCCCCAGCGATGAGATCAAGCAGGAGCAGCCCCTCGATCTGGGCATGCTCTCTGACTCGTTCATGTCAGGCTTCGGCATCGCGGTCATCGCGGGCTTGGCCGACGACGTCGAGGTCGTCCCCAGTCCGAAGGGCACGAACATCCGTATGAGCTGGCCCGCCGCCAAGGGGACCTGA
- a CDS encoding STAS domain-containing protein: MDLKLDHRTEDRLTIVEVEGEIDVYTAPRLRELLIDLVNKGNFHLLVNMEKVDFLDSTGLGVLVGGLKRVRAHDGSLELVCTQERILKIFRITGLTKVFGIYASVDEAKEAHGKDK; the protein is encoded by the coding sequence GTGGATCTGAAGTTGGATCACCGCACCGAAGACCGACTCACCATCGTGGAGGTCGAGGGTGAGATCGATGTCTACACGGCGCCGAGATTGCGTGAGCTCCTCATTGACCTGGTCAACAAGGGCAACTTCCACCTTCTCGTCAACATGGAGAAGGTGGACTTCCTCGACTCCACGGGCCTCGGTGTCCTGGTCGGGGGGCTCAAGCGGGTTCGTGCACACGACGGCTCGCTCGAGCTGGTGTGCACGCAGGAGCGCATCCTGAAGATCTTCCGGATCACCGGACTGACCAAGGTCTTCGGGATCTACGCTTCGGTCGACGAGGCCAAGGAAGCTCACGGCAAAGACAAGTAG